One genomic window of Candidatus Eremiobacteraceae bacterium includes the following:
- a CDS encoding cupredoxin family copper-binding protein, giving the protein MRRNTFIVVALGALIAGVGLACNSALADGASTTAAADTHVVIDGYAFKAPKVTIVAGTAVVWKNQDDDPHTVTADDGSFDSKGLGQGDTFRYVFVKPGTYPYHCSAHPYMKGVVIVETSK; this is encoded by the coding sequence ATGCGCAGAAATACATTCATCGTGGTCGCGCTCGGAGCGCTGATCGCCGGAGTCGGGCTCGCCTGCAACTCAGCCCTGGCAGACGGCGCGAGCACCACCGCCGCCGCCGATACGCATGTCGTGATCGACGGCTACGCGTTCAAAGCGCCGAAGGTGACGATCGTCGCGGGCACCGCCGTCGTGTGGAAAAATCAAGACGACGATCCGCACACGGTCACCGCGGACGATGGATCGTTCGATTCCAAAGGACTTGGGCAAGGCGATACGTTCCGCTACGTGTTCGTCAAGCCCGGCACGTACCCGTATCACTGCTCGGCGCATCCGTACATGAAGGGCGTCGTCATCGTGGAGACGTCCAAATGA
- a CDS encoding TPM domain-containing protein translates to MRVFGAVLALAAAASHVDDGAHMLSQTAIVRIDSIDDALAARTGKSVAVVTVRSHGGVLAIETVLREAHLRAPKGALVYIVQDGDQAILFDPQTAGLVPPALPGAVRRSLRSAIKSGDVDGGVIEAVSTIADVIEGGPSGGHGPAPAQVAAAQRRFDADGADVSWIWWILGFIVVIVLLRIVFARRGAA, encoded by the coding sequence ATGCGCGTCTTTGGCGCCGTGCTGGCGCTCGCCGCGGCGGCGAGTCACGTCGACGACGGCGCGCACATGCTAAGTCAAACTGCGATCGTGCGCATCGACTCGATCGACGACGCGCTCGCGGCAAGAACCGGCAAGAGCGTCGCGGTCGTGACGGTCAGGTCTCATGGTGGCGTGCTTGCGATCGAGACGGTGCTACGGGAGGCACACCTGCGCGCGCCCAAAGGCGCGCTTGTCTATATCGTGCAGGACGGCGATCAAGCTATCCTGTTCGATCCGCAGACCGCTGGGCTCGTGCCGCCCGCGCTCCCAGGGGCCGTACGGCGCTCCTTGCGATCCGCGATCAAGTCGGGGGATGTCGACGGCGGCGTCATCGAGGCCGTCAGCACGATCGCCGACGTCATCGAAGGCGGTCCGTCAGGCGGCCACGGCCCCGCACCTGCGCAAGTGGCGGCCGCGCAGCGGCGCTTCGACGCGGATGGGGCCGACGTGAGCTGGATCTGGTGGATCCTCGGGTTCATCGTCGTCATCGTGCTCTTGCGCATCGTCTTTGCTCGTCGAGGTGCCGCCTGA
- the rsfS gene encoding ribosome silencing factor, with protein sequence MAKRVKRGKPGRAKPGRTKAGRPRTAIGAKHKPVARAAVPAALLAPQRNGIASTRATIGLLDDADVLVLARLCRDAAQGKKAEDVVMLDIRKLANFADYFVLATGRSLIQARAVADAVVEACEDRFGSPIRTEGYADGGWILVDYGPVIVHVFLPQTREFYNLERLWGKPASAAKRAAS encoded by the coding sequence ATGGCCAAACGAGTTAAGCGCGGCAAGCCCGGCCGAGCCAAGCCGGGTCGAACCAAAGCCGGGCGCCCGCGCACGGCGATCGGCGCCAAGCACAAACCCGTCGCGCGCGCGGCGGTACCCGCTGCATTGCTCGCGCCGCAGCGCAACGGCATCGCGAGCACGCGCGCGACCATCGGCTTGCTTGACGATGCCGATGTGCTCGTGCTGGCGCGCCTGTGCCGCGACGCCGCGCAGGGCAAGAAGGCCGAGGATGTCGTCATGCTCGATATCCGCAAGCTTGCCAACTTCGCCGATTATTTCGTGCTCGCGACCGGCCGCTCGCTCATCCAGGCCCGCGCGGTCGCCGACGCGGTCGTCGAAGCGTGCGAGGACCGCTTCGGTTCGCCGATCCGCACCGAAGGCTACGCCGATGGCGGTTGGATCCTCGTCGACTACGGACCGGTCATCGTGCACGTGTTCTTGCCGCAGACGCGCGAGTTCTACAATCTGGAACGGTTGTGGGGCAAGCCGGCTTCGGCGGCGAAGCGAGCCGCCTCATGA
- the yqeK gene encoding bis(5'-nucleosyl)-tetraphosphatase (symmetrical) YqeK has protein sequence MRSRLAGARYKHVLGVARMGEKLARRHGLSMQAARTAGMLHDLAREWTADDLLAYAREHRIAISEIEAAAPVLLHAAVGADIARREFGVMDEDVLAAIATHTVAVPGMSPLQKVVFLADSFEPSRTFAGRASLEAAAMRSLDEGMLACVKASMEYLLARGVPIAPQTLEVYNDLVRLHGQTS, from the coding sequence GTGCGCTCGCGGCTGGCCGGTGCACGCTACAAACACGTGCTCGGCGTCGCGCGTATGGGCGAGAAGCTCGCGCGCCGCCACGGACTGTCCATGCAAGCGGCTCGCACCGCCGGCATGCTGCACGATCTTGCGCGTGAATGGACCGCAGACGATCTGCTCGCATACGCGCGCGAACACCGAATCGCCATCAGCGAAATCGAGGCCGCCGCTCCGGTGCTGCTGCACGCTGCGGTCGGCGCCGATATCGCTCGTCGCGAGTTCGGCGTGATGGACGAGGACGTGCTCGCCGCCATCGCGACACACACCGTCGCCGTGCCCGGCATGTCGCCGTTGCAGAAGGTCGTCTTCTTGGCCGATTCGTTCGAGCCGTCGCGCACCTTCGCCGGCCGCGCCTCGCTCGAAGCTGCCGCCATGCGCTCGCTCGACGAGGGCATGCTTGCGTGCGTGAAAGCATCCATGGAATATCTGCTCGCGCGCGGAGTCCCGATCGCGCCGCAAACGCTGGAGGTTTATAACGACTTGGTACGACTACATGGCCAAACGAGTTAA
- the rimI gene encoding ribosomal protein S18-alanine N-acetyltransferase has product MKSLSRTLDITAMRVEDVGEVLRVEAQCFSTTWPRNAFQNELTENKLAHYFVGRFEDAIVSYGGLWVILEDAHITTVAVDPAFQGRGYGERMLVWLLDEAIDRGASWVTLEVRESNLTAQKLYKKYGFTVVNTRRGYYSDNDENALVMWAGNLKGTIYRNRLATLKESLR; this is encoded by the coding sequence ATGAAATCGCTATCCCGGACCCTCGACATCACGGCGATGCGGGTCGAGGACGTCGGCGAGGTCCTGCGCGTGGAAGCGCAGTGCTTCTCCACGACGTGGCCGCGGAACGCGTTTCAGAACGAATTGACCGAGAACAAGCTCGCGCACTACTTCGTCGGCCGCTTCGAGGACGCCATCGTGTCCTACGGCGGCCTCTGGGTCATCCTCGAAGACGCGCACATCACGACCGTCGCCGTGGATCCGGCGTTCCAAGGACGCGGCTACGGCGAGCGCATGCTCGTATGGCTGCTCGACGAAGCGATCGATCGCGGCGCGTCGTGGGTCACGCTCGAGGTGCGCGAATCGAATCTGACCGCGCAGAAGCTCTACAAGAAGTACGGTTTCACCGTCGTGAACACGCGCCGCGGCTATTATTCGGATAACGACGAGAACGCGCTCGTCATGTGGGCGGGCAATCTCAAAGGCACGATCTATCGGAACCGGCTGGCCACGCTGAAAGAGAGCTTGCGCTGA
- the tsaB gene encoding tRNA (adenosine(37)-N6)-threonylcarbamoyltransferase complex dimerization subunit type 1 TsaB: MIVLGITTSGPVEAAIVGDERSSAIAGAGQALSSLLDCITAALGEAETALADVGAIAVCAGPGSFTGLRIGVAFAKGLAQARDLPCIGVSAYDVAEAGSRALYPRAAIVTGKKGYYYARLRAGEEAETIFARGDAPAISQAVEALARESGRPVMLHGECDAVSSRRDAVTAGSFASRGPGDRARAVARLGAARLRDGADADWRRIAIDYGQRPNAVINWEATRARP; encoded by the coding sequence ATGATCGTCCTCGGCATCACGACCTCCGGGCCGGTCGAGGCGGCGATCGTCGGCGATGAGCGCTCGTCCGCGATCGCCGGTGCAGGTCAGGCGCTTTCATCGCTGCTCGATTGCATCACCGCCGCGCTCGGCGAGGCGGAGACCGCGCTTGCAGACGTCGGCGCAATCGCGGTGTGCGCCGGCCCGGGATCGTTCACCGGTTTGCGCATCGGCGTCGCGTTCGCGAAGGGGCTCGCGCAGGCGCGGGATCTGCCATGCATCGGCGTGTCTGCGTACGACGTGGCGGAGGCCGGCAGCCGGGCGCTCTATCCGCGTGCGGCGATCGTGACCGGCAAGAAGGGCTACTACTATGCTCGGCTGCGCGCCGGCGAAGAGGCTGAAACGATTTTCGCGCGCGGCGACGCGCCCGCGATTTCGCAGGCGGTCGAAGCGCTCGCGCGCGAGAGCGGCCGGCCGGTCATGCTCCACGGCGAGTGCGACGCGGTCTCGTCGCGGCGCGATGCCGTCACCGCGGGCAGCTTCGCATCGCGCGGCCCAGGCGACCGAGCGCGGGCGGTCGCGCGCCTCGGTGCGGCACGCCTGCGCGACGGCGCCGATGCCGACTGGCGGCGCATCGCCATCGACTACGGCCAGCGTCCCAACGCCGTCATCAACTGGGAAGCGACCCGGGCGCGCCCTTAA
- the tsaE gene encoding tRNA (adenosine(37)-N6)-threonylcarbamoyltransferase complex ATPase subunit type 1 TsaE gives MSLALGHLTLSLSDAAATRALGARLAASSTPGTLVLLRGPLGAGKTTLVEGVVEALGAGRAASPTFVIAHYYAGGTMPVSHLDLYRLEDPRDVEDLELSQYVPADGITLVEWPERAPAAWPADRIEVELQIDGEARVAHIEGFGVHADAVSV, from the coding sequence ATGAGCCTTGCTTTGGGACATCTGACACTATCACTATCCGACGCCGCCGCGACAAGAGCGCTCGGAGCTCGCCTTGCGGCCTCGAGCACGCCCGGCACGCTTGTCTTGCTGCGAGGCCCGCTTGGCGCCGGCAAGACCACATTGGTGGAGGGCGTCGTTGAGGCGCTGGGCGCCGGTCGTGCTGCCAGCCCCACGTTCGTGATCGCCCATTACTATGCCGGCGGAACCATGCCGGTCTCGCATCTCGATCTGTACCGGCTTGAAGATCCGCGCGACGTCGAAGATCTGGAGCTGTCGCAGTACGTGCCGGCGGACGGCATCACGCTGGTCGAGTGGCCCGAGCGCGCGCCCGCTGCGTGGCCTGCCGATCGCATCGAGGTCGAGTTGCAGATCGACGGCGAGGCCCGCGTGGCGCACATCGAAGGATTCGGCGTGCACGCGGACGCGGTGTCGGTATGA
- the gyrA gene encoding DNA gyrase subunit A, giving the protein MSFEEYRHTTPSDRVLTVNIEDEMRSSYLDYAMSVIVARALPDVRDGLKPVHRRILYAMSQLGLNPDKPHRKSAGTVGEVLKNYHPHGDVSVYDALVRMAQDFSLRYPLINGHGNFGSIDGDPPAAMRYTESRLAPLALEMLADIDRETVDFVPNYDSSSREPSLLPARLPNLLVNGSSGIAVGMATNIPPHNLGEICDAAIAIIEDRELDDEALLKIVTGPDFPTGALILGREGIRQSYLTGRGSIVLRSKHEFEELRGGRQAIIVNEIPYQVNKSRLLESIAEMVTLKKTAGIADLRDESDRKGMRIVIELKRDASAQLVLNQLYKHTPLQTSFGVNNVALVDGQPRTLTLREMVVEYVEHRKVVITRRAQYDLRKAKERAHILEGYRIALEHLDAVIKLIRASQTTDEARTGLMKKFELTEIQANAILDLRLQRLVALERQKIEDEYVQLLKTIAGLEELLRSQRRIYGVVKEEINALKKRFADKRRTQIVEAEGEFAIEDLIPDQPVVLTATAGGYIKRQNVDVFRAQNRGGRGISGLALKKEDVVRFLFSATTHQHVLFFSNRGRVYRLRAHEIPDASRQARGTALVNLLTLPPGEIITAVMPVRQLKTEEFLVMVTKKGFIKKTHLSEFGNVRRSGLIAINLMPGDELLSVALTNGKAEMLLATTAGFAIRFDESKVRPMGRASRGVRAVRLGSRDLVRAMDVVSKDRREVLVITTKGYGKRTKIDLYRKTNRGGKGIKAFAKTAKNGDIVEQLLVKPDDEIMLISSKGVVIRTKVFQIRETGRAAQGVRVMKLDEGDVVTGAANIGQRTEEMERL; this is encoded by the coding sequence ATGAGCTTCGAAGAATACCGGCACACCACGCCCTCGGATCGCGTCCTGACGGTCAATATCGAGGACGAGATGCGCAGCTCGTATCTCGATTACGCCATGAGCGTGATCGTGGCGCGCGCGCTGCCCGACGTCCGCGATGGCCTCAAACCGGTCCACCGGCGCATCTTATACGCCATGTCGCAGCTCGGGCTCAACCCCGATAAGCCGCACCGTAAATCCGCCGGCACGGTGGGCGAGGTGCTCAAGAACTATCACCCGCACGGCGACGTCTCCGTGTACGACGCGCTGGTGCGCATGGCGCAAGATTTCAGCCTGCGCTATCCATTGATCAACGGCCACGGCAATTTCGGTTCGATCGACGGCGACCCGCCGGCCGCCATGCGCTACACCGAGTCGCGCCTCGCGCCGCTCGCGCTGGAGATGCTCGCCGACATCGATCGCGAGACGGTCGACTTCGTCCCGAACTACGACTCGTCGTCGCGCGAGCCGTCGCTGCTGCCCGCGCGCCTGCCCAATCTGCTGGTCAACGGATCGTCGGGCATCGCCGTCGGCATGGCGACCAACATCCCGCCGCACAACTTGGGCGAGATCTGCGATGCTGCGATCGCGATCATCGAGGACCGCGAGCTTGACGACGAAGCGCTGCTCAAGATCGTCACCGGCCCGGACTTCCCGACCGGCGCGCTCATCTTGGGGCGCGAAGGCATCCGTCAGAGCTATCTGACCGGCCGCGGTTCGATCGTTCTGCGCTCCAAACACGAATTCGAAGAGCTGCGCGGCGGCCGCCAAGCGATCATCGTCAACGAGATCCCGTATCAGGTCAACAAGTCGCGCCTGCTCGAGTCGATCGCCGAGATGGTGACGCTCAAGAAGACCGCCGGCATCGCCGACCTGCGCGACGAGAGCGACCGCAAAGGCATGCGCATCGTCATCGAGCTCAAGCGCGACGCCTCGGCCCAGCTCGTGCTCAACCAGCTCTACAAGCACACGCCGCTGCAGACGAGTTTCGGCGTGAACAATGTGGCGCTCGTGGACGGCCAGCCGCGCACGCTGACGCTGCGCGAGATGGTCGTCGAATACGTCGAGCACCGCAAGGTCGTCATCACGCGCCGCGCGCAGTACGATCTGCGCAAGGCCAAAGAGCGCGCGCACATCTTAGAAGGTTACCGCATCGCGCTCGAGCATCTCGACGCGGTCATCAAGCTCATCCGCGCGTCGCAGACCACCGATGAAGCGCGCACCGGCCTGATGAAGAAGTTCGAGCTGACCGAGATCCAGGCCAACGCGATCCTCGACCTGCGCCTGCAGCGCCTGGTCGCACTCGAACGTCAGAAGATCGAAGACGAGTACGTCCAGCTGCTCAAGACGATCGCGGGCCTTGAAGAGCTGCTGCGCAGCCAGCGCCGCATCTATGGCGTGGTCAAAGAAGAGATCAACGCGCTCAAAAAGCGCTTCGCCGACAAACGGCGCACGCAGATCGTCGAAGCCGAAGGTGAATTCGCGATCGAGGACCTCATCCCCGATCAGCCGGTCGTCCTCACCGCGACCGCTGGCGGCTACATCAAACGCCAGAACGTCGATGTGTTCCGCGCGCAAAACCGCGGCGGCCGCGGCATCTCCGGACTGGCGTTGAAGAAGGAAGACGTCGTCAGATTCTTGTTCTCGGCGACGACCCACCAGCACGTGCTCTTCTTCTCCAACCGCGGGCGCGTGTACCGGTTGCGCGCGCACGAGATCCCCGACGCGTCGCGCCAGGCACGCGGTACGGCGCTCGTCAATCTGCTGACGCTGCCGCCGGGCGAGATCATCACCGCCGTCATGCCGGTGCGCCAGCTCAAGACCGAAGAATTCTTGGTGATGGTCACCAAGAAGGGCTTCATCAAGAAGACGCACTTGTCCGAATTCGGCAACGTGCGGCGCAGCGGACTCATCGCCATCAATCTCATGCCGGGCGACGAGCTGCTCTCGGTCGCGCTCACCAACGGCAAAGCGGAGATGCTGCTCGCGACGACCGCCGGCTTTGCGATCCGCTTCGACGAAAGCAAAGTACGTCCGATGGGTCGCGCCAGCCGCGGCGTGCGCGCAGTGCGTTTGGGATCGCGCGATCTCGTGCGGGCCATGGACGTGGTCTCCAAAGATCGCCGCGAGGTGCTGGTCATCACGACCAAAGGCTACGGCAAGCGCACCAAGATCGATCTGTATCGAAAGACCAATCGCGGCGGCAAGGGCATCAAAGCGTTTGCCAAGACCGCCAAGAACGGCGACATCGTCGAGCAGCTGCTCGTCAAGCCCGACGATGAGATCATGCTCATATCGTCAAAAGGTGTGGTCATCCGGACCAAGGTGTTCCAGATCCGCGAGACCGGGCGTGCCGCGCAAGGCGTGCGCGTCATGAAGCTCGATGAGGGAGACGTCGTGACCGGCGCGGCCAACATAGGCCAGCGCACGGAGGAGATGGAACGTCTCTAA
- the trxA gene encoding thioredoxin, producing the protein MSSAQAVNQGNFDAEVLKSSEPVLVDFWADWCGPCKMIAPIVDKVADQYKGRLKVVKLDTDDNPNLAAQYDVSGIPCLILFKGGAPVDRIVGYVPEKHLSAMVEKHLAAA; encoded by the coding sequence TTGAGTTCCGCACAAGCCGTCAACCAAGGCAATTTCGATGCCGAAGTCCTCAAGTCGTCCGAACCGGTCCTCGTAGATTTCTGGGCGGACTGGTGCGGACCGTGCAAGATGATCGCGCCGATCGTCGACAAGGTCGCCGACCAGTACAAGGGCCGCCTCAAAGTCGTCAAGCTCGACACCGATGACAATCCGAACCTCGCCGCGCAGTACGATGTGTCCGGCATCCCATGCCTCATCCTGTTCAAGGGCGGAGCGCCGGTCGACCGCATCGTCGGCTACGTGCCGGAGAAACATCTCTCCGCGATGGTCGAAAAACACCTAGCCGCGGCTTAA
- the selA gene encoding L-seryl-tRNA(Sec) selenium transferase, producing the protein MREIPAVHRLTTDPAIATYAPLLGRGAVREHVQAVLDQAREGTDVPAFDALRAGVLARLAAAQAEGLIGVINGTGVLLHTNFGRAPLAAGALAAVSALGAGYTNLEYDVTTGERGSRHDRVSSLLREVSGAQATLVVNNCAAAVLLVLDTFARGRNVVVSRGELIEIGGGFRLPEVLAKSGATLVEVGTTNKTYARDYRDAWTSNTALFMRSHPSNYRVTGFTASVPAPALAALARELDVISFEDLGSGALVDLSQFGLPAEPTLAQTIAAGLDLVSVSGDKLLGGPQCGIIAGRADLIATLKRNPLLRALRVDKMTLAALGATLAAYVDGRLTDIPLFAMLALAQDTLLERAQRLCSAVTTRTPAARIESVRTCATTGGGTLPDVEIPSAGVSVRSGDGPDAYAARLRAARPPVVGRVENDRFVVDLRTVRESELEVLAAALASAFTCTS; encoded by the coding sequence ATGCGAGAGATCCCGGCCGTCCATCGTCTTACCACCGACCCTGCGATCGCGACGTACGCGCCGCTCCTCGGACGCGGCGCCGTGCGCGAACACGTCCAAGCGGTGCTCGACCAGGCGCGCGAGGGTACCGATGTCCCTGCGTTTGATGCGTTGCGGGCCGGCGTGCTCGCGCGGCTGGCGGCCGCACAAGCCGAAGGTCTCATCGGCGTCATCAACGGCACGGGCGTGCTTCTGCACACCAATTTCGGCCGTGCGCCCTTAGCGGCCGGCGCGCTCGCAGCGGTCAGCGCACTTGGCGCGGGCTATACCAATCTCGAGTATGATGTCACCACGGGCGAACGCGGCAGCCGTCACGATCGCGTGTCGTCATTGCTGCGCGAGGTCTCGGGCGCGCAGGCGACGCTGGTCGTCAACAACTGCGCCGCCGCGGTGCTGCTCGTACTCGACACGTTCGCACGCGGCCGCAACGTCGTCGTCAGCCGCGGCGAGCTGATCGAGATCGGGGGCGGGTTCCGTCTGCCCGAGGTGCTCGCCAAGAGCGGCGCGACCTTGGTCGAGGTCGGCACGACCAACAAGACCTACGCGCGCGACTATCGCGACGCCTGGACTTCAAACACCGCGCTGTTCATGCGCTCACATCCGAGCAATTATCGCGTCACAGGCTTCACCGCCAGCGTGCCGGCGCCGGCGTTGGCCGCGCTCGCGCGCGAGCTCGACGTCATCTCGTTCGAAGATCTCGGCTCCGGCGCGTTGGTCGATCTGTCGCAGTTCGGTCTGCCGGCCGAGCCCACGCTCGCGCAGACGATCGCAGCGGGGCTCGACCTGGTCAGCGTTTCGGGCGACAAGCTGCTGGGCGGGCCGCAGTGCGGCATCATCGCCGGGCGCGCGGACCTCATCGCGACACTCAAGCGCAATCCCCTGCTGCGCGCGTTGCGCGTCGACAAGATGACGCTGGCCGCATTGGGCGCCACGCTCGCGGCGTATGTGGACGGGCGTCTCACGGATATTCCATTGTTCGCGATGCTCGCGCTCGCGCAGGATACGTTGCTCGAGCGCGCGCAGCGTTTGTGCTCGGCGGTCACCACGCGTACACCGGCCGCTCGGATCGAAAGCGTACGCACCTGCGCGACCACCGGCGGCGGCACGCTGCCTGACGTCGAGATCCCGTCGGCCGGGGTCAGCGTGCGCAGCGGCGACGGACCTGACGCATATGCCGCGCGCCTGCGCGCGGCTCGGCCGCCCGTCGTGGGCCGCGTCGAAAACGACCGCTTCGTCGTCGACTTGCGAACGGTACGGGAGTCCGAGCTCGAGGTGCTAGCCGCCGCGCTGGCGAGCGCCTTCACATGCACATCGTAG
- the selB gene encoding selenocysteine-specific translation elongation factor — MHIVGTAGHVDHGKSSLVIALTGHDPDRLIEERERGMTLDLGFAPLHLPDGAEAGIIDVPGHERFLHNMLAGAAGMELLLLVIDAAEGPRPQTFDHLRILDFLNVRRAIIVLTKRDLVDAESLAIAEALSREAVAGTVAQDAPVVAVSSLTGEGIEQLKTLIGQALATLPSRGPDAPAYLPVDRVFALPGHGTIVTGTLMQGTIKAGDMLMLQPSGLEVRARSIQTFGRKVESASGGARVAVNLPGVEVHAIRRGEALVAPREFVPSSELHVEFTPLPQAIRLLKRRTPVRAHIGSDEIPGVLIFEGSAPTDTTPVAARLVLTRPTVFYPGSRLIVRRMSPKDLLGGAVARSPGARTPDDRHEVRDGDGAAGPSRALGAIEAAGLAPLDSAHIAAALNVVLAKAQDEIDELVAAGSVVALSKPSAYVSRAASDRAFERAARLLEERRRRASWVLGASASDIAHDLAIPEPLAARLLAAWHDDGRLALTGRFWHLPDASVTLTGEQRDFFLRELREDAANPLVPTSFDSLMDRSRAARIDGLPEAIETLLATGALVRIGDDVYRRAQIQRARALLADVLKDGAGATMAQVRDAFGTSRRYALPLMEYFDGVGLTIRDGDIRRLRKVTPVKAGG; from the coding sequence ATGCACATCGTAGGCACTGCCGGACACGTCGATCACGGCAAGAGCTCGCTCGTCATCGCGCTGACCGGCCACGATCCGGACCGGCTCATCGAGGAACGCGAGCGCGGCATGACGCTCGACCTCGGCTTTGCTCCGCTGCACCTGCCCGACGGCGCGGAGGCCGGCATCATCGACGTGCCCGGCCACGAGCGTTTCTTGCACAACATGCTGGCCGGCGCGGCAGGGATGGAACTGCTGTTGCTGGTCATCGACGCCGCGGAAGGGCCTCGGCCGCAGACCTTCGACCACCTGCGCATCCTCGATTTCCTCAACGTCCGGCGTGCGATCATCGTCTTGACCAAGCGCGACCTCGTCGATGCCGAAAGTCTCGCGATAGCCGAAGCGCTCTCGCGCGAAGCGGTCGCGGGTACGGTCGCACAGGACGCGCCCGTCGTGGCGGTCTCCAGCCTGACCGGCGAAGGCATCGAACAGCTCAAGACATTGATAGGCCAGGCGTTGGCCACATTGCCCTCTCGCGGTCCGGACGCGCCTGCGTATCTGCCGGTCGACCGCGTCTTCGCGCTGCCGGGTCACGGCACGATCGTCACCGGTACGCTGATGCAAGGCACGATCAAGGCCGGCGACATGTTGATGCTGCAACCCAGCGGGCTCGAGGTGCGGGCGCGCAGCATCCAGACCTTCGGACGCAAGGTCGAGTCGGCGAGCGGCGGCGCGCGCGTCGCGGTCAACCTGCCGGGCGTCGAAGTCCACGCCATACGTCGCGGCGAAGCGCTCGTCGCTCCGCGTGAGTTCGTGCCGTCGTCCGAGCTGCACGTCGAATTCACGCCGCTGCCGCAAGCCATCCGCCTGCTCAAACGGCGCACGCCGGTGCGCGCGCACATCGGTTCCGATGAGATTCCCGGCGTCCTCATCTTCGAGGGATCGGCGCCGACCGACACGACGCCGGTCGCCGCCCGTCTCGTGCTCACGCGCCCGACGGTGTTCTATCCAGGCAGCCGCCTCATCGTGCGCCGGATGAGCCCGAAAGATCTGTTGGGTGGCGCGGTGGCGCGATCGCCCGGCGCACGTACGCCGGACGATAGACACGAGGTGCGAGATGGTGACGGCGCAGCCGGACCGAGCCGCGCGCTTGGCGCGATCGAAGCGGCCGGCCTCGCGCCTCTCGATAGCGCGCACATCGCCGCGGCCCTCAACGTGGTGCTCGCCAAAGCCCAGGATGAGATCGACGAGCTCGTCGCCGCAGGCAGCGTCGTCGCGCTCTCCAAACCGAGCGCGTATGTCAGCCGAGCAGCAAGCGATCGCGCATTTGAGCGCGCCGCGCGTTTGCTCGAGGAACGCCGTCGCCGAGCGTCGTGGGTGCTGGGCGCCAGCGCCTCTGACATCGCGCACGATCTTGCCATACCCGAACCGCTCGCGGCCCGGCTGTTGGCGGCGTGGCATGACGACGGCCGGCTTGCGTTGACCGGACGGTTCTGGCATCTGCCGGATGCGTCAGTCACGTTGACTGGAGAGCAGCGCGACTTCTTCCTGCGCGAACTGCGCGAGGATGCCGCCAACCCGCTCGTCCCCACCTCCTTCGATTCATTGATGGACCGCTCGCGCGCTGCGCGGATCGATGGTCTGCCCGAAGCGATCGAGACGCTGCTCGCAACCGGTGCGCTGGTGCGCATCGGCGACGACGTCTACCGGCGCGCGCAGATCCAACGCGCTCGCGCGCTGCTCGCAGACGTATTGAAGGATGGCGCGGGCGCCACCATGGCGCAGGTGCGCGATGCTTTCGGCACTTCGCGCCGCTACGCGTTGCCGCTGATGGAGTACTTCGACGGCGTCGGGCTCACCATCCGTGATGGCGACATCCGACGCCTGCGCAAAGTCACGCCGGTGAAGGCGGGCGGTTGA